A single region of the Streptomyces caelestis genome encodes:
- a CDS encoding PIN domain-containing protein, whose protein sequence is MSRTARAKLHRPRQRVFVFDSEALSKAVQGDREMTALIKTAPRLDIPIVTSALTTLEAWDLRETSRQALWNWTLSRIRVVHTDDQVITMARDMLKAAGLHGHKYAIDAILAAVAGREAARGAQATVFTSDTDDMNQLLAGHSVRVEKV, encoded by the coding sequence GTGAGCCGCACCGCCCGAGCGAAGCTGCACCGGCCGCGGCAGCGCGTCTTCGTGTTCGACTCCGAGGCTCTCTCCAAGGCGGTCCAGGGCGATCGGGAGATGACTGCGCTGATCAAGACTGCTCCGCGACTCGACATCCCCATTGTCACCTCGGCGCTCACGACCTTGGAGGCATGGGACCTTCGCGAAACCTCGAGGCAGGCACTGTGGAACTGGACACTGTCCCGGATCCGCGTCGTGCACACGGACGACCAGGTGATCACCATGGCGCGCGACATGCTGAAGGCAGCCGGCCTGCATGGGCACAAGTACGCCATCGACGCCATTCTGGCAGCTGTGGCCGGGCGCGAAGCCGCGCGGGGAGCTCAGGCAACCGTCTTCACCTCCGACACTGACGACATGAATCAACTCCTCGCGGGACACTCCGTACGAGTCGAGAAGGTCTGA
- a CDS encoding restriction endonuclease, whose product MPLAPQKEERDGILTVGDFAIEILEADNNKRGDLFGRLIQDVFHTLGYEDCVLNLHKSGRELDVTATHRTEDRLLVAECKAKSEKIGGDELNKFAGAVEVERRKSSAPISAYFISLSGYKVTALEQEREAQGRMTLLDGQQVVEELIRGRVIVTRSQAALVAGSCTDLPADARLSKRSMILAHEIGWIWAMFFSVDGEDSLFTLVHADGHRLSLDLVEQVLQSDESHKGIFQQRKYLHPRGLSKGAEENRQEARDEYLSYIARECGEITLEGLPADENLGSRRIRLESLYVPTYVERAYVSGGEEAEEEQVKRIPFAEALSADRHLALLSPPGGGKTTLLKRLAVAYGGFGRRSEVNDALPDENWFPLLIRCRQLGPHVRSPILTSLGSLMNNAERPDLSETFEQLVAQLLKGGEAILLVDGLDEINDPSDRATFAAQLRTFIGTYPQVRVVVTSREAGFRVVSGAMSSVCQLFRISDLSSTGIRKLCSAWHREVVGDSETAGRELAEAVLSNGRVRQLAVNPLLLTTLLLVRRWLGELPSRRSILYGKAIEVLLMTWNTEARAPLDQEEVIPQLAYAAFVMMSNKEQSVSARRLRGILDDARREMPEVLGYARISSGELIERVEDRSSLLVQSGHVAEEGQIRPLFEFKHLTFQEYLAALATVHSYLPQRGEYLSTSEILESRVADASWQQVVPLAASLSSPREAKALVELLMRKTEELGVTERGLYKKADSYPPYDNLLQCLSDEVLIPPVLVREAIDILLRHGTHMANPAVALRKTKFAREIEEIAFAGYEMGNPRERADYSHALAISHIDQHDLHGESLLAAVVSGIGNPDLRTHVVACTTAMHMSFRARRPRGLDEEEVVDSVEDIEAEVSDDEAAVWEEDYLDSGMADEWPELRLSDIPRVDRIAAEVSPLLMSTLLDEEKEERIFPVMWALCWASAFSQFSMDDVCAALMKLIRLLLNHPSSEMRRFSAWTIWSLPLLESNEAFLASFEASFNDEKDAIFALLKEGVAKPGSGADTLSSDIHRAALVITEYLDGPVAEEERHQALRDIAESYDKSWARVMLKRFHGETETSEP is encoded by the coding sequence ATGCCCCTGGCGCCACAAAAAGAAGAAAGGGACGGGATACTCACCGTGGGTGACTTCGCTATAGAAATCCTGGAGGCCGATAACAATAAGCGTGGAGATTTATTTGGCCGTCTCATACAGGACGTTTTCCACACCCTGGGCTATGAAGACTGTGTGCTCAACCTGCACAAGAGCGGCCGAGAGTTGGACGTCACAGCAACTCACAGGACCGAAGATCGGCTCTTGGTTGCCGAGTGTAAGGCAAAGTCCGAAAAGATCGGCGGCGACGAACTCAACAAATTTGCCGGAGCCGTCGAAGTTGAAAGGAGGAAGTCTTCTGCACCGATTTCCGCATACTTTATCTCTCTTAGCGGTTATAAAGTAACAGCCCTAGAGCAGGAGAGAGAGGCCCAGGGCCGTATGACCCTGCTAGACGGCCAGCAGGTGGTAGAGGAGCTAATACGAGGCCGGGTAATCGTCACGCGGAGTCAAGCCGCTTTGGTCGCAGGTTCGTGCACGGATCTCCCTGCGGACGCAAGACTCTCTAAAAGATCCATGATCCTTGCCCACGAAATCGGGTGGATATGGGCCATGTTTTTCTCTGTCGATGGCGAGGATTCTCTTTTTACACTCGTTCATGCGGACGGGCACCGCCTGAGCCTCGACCTAGTGGAGCAAGTACTCCAAAGCGATGAGTCCCACAAAGGAATTTTCCAACAACGAAAGTATCTACACCCAAGAGGGCTGAGCAAAGGAGCCGAAGAGAATCGCCAGGAAGCCCGCGATGAGTATCTATCCTATATTGCACGGGAGTGTGGAGAAATTACCCTGGAAGGGCTTCCAGCGGATGAAAACCTTGGCTCTAGGCGCATACGACTGGAGTCTCTCTATGTACCCACTTATGTAGAACGGGCTTACGTTTCCGGGGGGGAGGAGGCTGAAGAAGAGCAGGTTAAGCGCATCCCCTTTGCTGAAGCTCTGAGTGCAGATAGGCACCTAGCTCTACTCTCACCGCCCGGGGGAGGAAAAACGACCCTCTTGAAGCGGCTCGCCGTAGCCTACGGTGGATTCGGTCGACGCTCGGAAGTCAACGACGCTCTTCCAGATGAGAACTGGTTTCCTCTGCTTATCCGTTGTCGACAGCTGGGGCCTCACGTAAGATCTCCTATCCTGACTTCCCTCGGCAGTCTCATGAATAATGCCGAACGCCCAGACTTGTCAGAGACATTTGAGCAACTTGTTGCCCAGCTCCTTAAAGGAGGTGAGGCTATCCTTCTTGTTGATGGGCTGGACGAAATCAACGACCCGAGTGATAGAGCAACTTTCGCAGCCCAGTTGCGCACTTTCATCGGGACATATCCGCAAGTGCGAGTAGTCGTAACGTCCAGAGAAGCTGGCTTCAGAGTCGTATCCGGTGCTATGTCGAGTGTTTGCCAGCTCTTCCGTATCTCTGATCTTTCATCTACCGGAATTAGAAAGCTTTGCTCGGCCTGGCATCGAGAAGTAGTGGGTGACTCGGAAACAGCAGGACGCGAACTCGCCGAAGCAGTGCTTTCGAACGGGCGAGTTCGACAACTGGCTGTTAATCCATTGCTCCTGACCACACTATTGCTAGTTAGACGCTGGTTGGGGGAGCTCCCTTCTCGCCGGAGCATTCTATACGGAAAAGCGATCGAAGTTCTACTCATGACGTGGAATACCGAGGCTCGCGCTCCTCTAGATCAGGAAGAAGTAATACCTCAGTTGGCCTACGCTGCCTTCGTTATGATGTCAAATAAGGAGCAGTCTGTCAGCGCCAGAAGATTGAGAGGGATCCTCGACGATGCCCGTCGCGAGATGCCTGAAGTTCTTGGATATGCACGCATTTCCTCAGGGGAGCTAATCGAGCGCGTTGAAGATAGAAGTAGTCTATTGGTGCAAAGTGGCCATGTCGCCGAGGAAGGGCAAATACGTCCGCTCTTTGAATTCAAGCACCTGACGTTTCAGGAGTACTTGGCCGCTCTGGCAACCGTTCACTCATACCTCCCGCAGCGTGGCGAATACCTGTCTACTAGTGAAATTTTGGAGTCGCGAGTCGCTGATGCGTCCTGGCAGCAGGTAGTACCGCTTGCTGCGTCGCTCTCAAGCCCTCGTGAGGCCAAGGCTCTGGTGGAGCTATTGATGCGCAAGACGGAAGAGCTCGGGGTCACGGAGCGAGGGCTTTACAAGAAGGCCGACAGCTATCCCCCCTATGACAACCTGTTGCAGTGCCTCTCTGACGAGGTGCTCATCCCGCCCGTATTGGTTCGCGAGGCCATTGACATTCTGCTCCGCCATGGTACCCACATGGCAAATCCTGCTGTTGCTCTTCGGAAGACTAAGTTTGCTCGCGAAATAGAAGAAATCGCTTTCGCTGGCTACGAAATGGGGAACCCGCGGGAACGAGCTGATTATTCTCACGCTCTCGCGATCAGCCATATCGATCAACATGACCTTCACGGGGAATCGCTTCTAGCGGCCGTGGTTTCCGGTATAGGGAACCCTGATTTGCGAACTCACGTGGTTGCCTGCACCACCGCTATGCACATGAGTTTCCGAGCGCGGCGTCCAAGGGGGCTCGATGAGGAGGAGGTGGTCGATTCAGTCGAGGACATCGAGGCAGAGGTCTCAGACGACGAGGCTGCGGTATGGGAAGAAGATTATCTTGACAGTGGAATGGCGGACGAATGGCCAGAGCTTCGCCTGTCGGACATTCCAAGGGTTGATCGAATTGCCGCAGAGGTTAGCCCACTTCTAATGTCGACGCTGCTTGACGAGGAAAAGGAGGAGCGGATATTTCCCGTCATGTGGGCGCTGTGCTGGGCTTCGGCTTTTTCTCAGTTCAGCATGGACGATGTGTGTGCGGCTTTGATGAAGCTCATTCGACTTCTCTTGAATCACCCATCATCGGAGATGCGCAGGTTCTCGGCATGGACAATCTGGAGCCTCCCCCTGCTAGAAAGTAATGAGGCATTCTTGGCGAGCTTCGAAGCATCCTTCAATGACGAAAAGGATGCTATTTTCGCCTTGCTCAAGGAGGGTGTAGCTAAACCGGGAAGCGGCGCCGACACTCTGTCATCTGATATCCACAGGGCCGCACTCGTAATTACTGAATATCTAGACGGACCCGTCGCGGAAGAGGAACGGCATCAGGCACTCCGAGATATTGCCGAGTCGTATGATAAGAGCTGGGCAAGGGTCATGCTCAAACGCTTCCATGGCGAGACCGAAACGTCTGAGCCCTAG
- the tvaA gene encoding thioviridamide family RiPP peptide has translation MSEAMVSAVDETAFADLVSKIQDAEASMTEEQRAVIDPAAGEKALEELAGVSPEELQAFLEEKAGISPDEEAQGSVMAAAATVAFHC, from the coding sequence ATGTCTGAAGCAATGGTTTCCGCGGTCGACGAGACCGCGTTCGCCGACCTGGTCAGCAAGATCCAGGACGCCGAGGCGTCGATGACCGAGGAGCAGCGCGCGGTCATCGACCCCGCGGCCGGCGAGAAGGCTCTGGAGGAGCTCGCCGGCGTCAGCCCGGAGGAGCTGCAGGCGTTCCTCGAGGAGAAGGCGGGCATCTCGCCCGACGAGGAGGCTCAGGGCAGCGTGATGGCGGCTGCCGCCACGGTGGCCTTCCACTGTTGA
- a CDS encoding ribosomal protein L7/L12, with protein MADEYFSLVCGDVPHDVLLTDPGVRVMDVVQVVRRLTGLSLWRSQGLVTQVPAVVLACVPEEDAAAAVSALRDAGARAETRERPEPDS; from the coding sequence ATGGCGGACGAGTACTTCTCGCTGGTGTGCGGCGACGTGCCCCATGACGTCTTGCTCACCGACCCTGGTGTCCGCGTGATGGACGTCGTCCAGGTCGTGCGCCGGCTGACGGGGCTGAGCCTCTGGCGCAGCCAGGGTCTGGTGACGCAGGTTCCCGCCGTCGTTCTCGCCTGCGTGCCCGAGGAAGACGCGGCGGCAGCCGTCTCGGCCCTCCGTGATGCGGGAGCCCGGGCAGAGACGAGAGAACGGCCGGAGCCGGACTCCTGA
- a CDS encoding ABC transporter ATP-binding protein: MISTLLRVLGHEYAGPVRRTVALMTATALAEGLSYALLVPVLRALFGSTPEDARPWLAAFGAAVAVYAVLRYISDRSGFRVGTTMLHGMYERLGEHLARLPIGWYQPGRTGEVSVLASQGVLQAMSVIAHLLAPFISACVTPLTIVAVMLAVNWQLGLAGLAAVPLVAAVQLRTARATTATDTERVERERAATGRVIEYLQAQPVLRAGGRTGERFGLLDDSLKELRRASRHSTLSALPGVLGLAVTVQAVFTALLALGAYLALGGDIGAAEVLAVLVLAARCADPLLSLAEMSGGIRAARAELNRLDDVLNTKPLPEPRAPREPAGHDVAFDAVTFRHGDRTVADGVTLSVPEGRRLAVVGPSGAGKTTLLQLLARFYDVDAGAVRIGGVDVREMDTAALMARIAIVFQDVYLFDGTIEENVRLGRPDATDAEVRAAAAAARLDEVIERLPGGWSADVGEGGALLSGGERQRVSIARALLKDAPIVLLDEVTSALDPVNEAAVHAGIEELMAGRTVVLVAHRMGTVRRADRVAFLDAGRVVEQGSHEELLRRAGRYAAYWDLSRAGAARD, from the coding sequence ATGATCAGCACACTGCTGCGTGTGCTCGGCCACGAGTACGCCGGGCCGGTGCGCCGCACCGTTGCCCTGATGACGGCGACCGCCCTCGCCGAGGGACTGTCGTACGCCCTGCTGGTGCCCGTGCTGCGCGCGCTCTTCGGCAGCACACCCGAGGACGCCCGGCCCTGGCTGGCCGCCTTCGGCGCGGCGGTGGCGGTCTATGCGGTGCTGCGATACATCAGCGACCGCTCCGGTTTCCGCGTGGGCACGACGATGCTGCACGGCATGTACGAGCGCCTCGGTGAACACCTCGCCCGGTTGCCCATCGGCTGGTATCAGCCCGGCCGCACCGGCGAGGTGTCCGTCCTCGCCAGCCAGGGCGTGTTGCAGGCAATGAGCGTGATCGCGCACCTGCTGGCGCCGTTCATCTCCGCCTGTGTGACGCCGCTGACGATCGTCGCCGTGATGCTCGCCGTCAACTGGCAGCTGGGGCTTGCCGGCCTGGCTGCTGTGCCGTTGGTAGCCGCGGTCCAGCTGCGCACGGCCCGCGCGACGACGGCGACCGACACGGAGCGCGTGGAACGCGAGCGCGCGGCCACCGGCCGCGTCATCGAGTACCTCCAGGCCCAGCCGGTGCTGCGCGCCGGCGGCCGCACCGGCGAGCGGTTCGGTTTGCTGGACGACTCCCTGAAGGAACTGCGCCGCGCCTCGCGTCACTCCACCCTTTCGGCGCTGCCAGGTGTGCTGGGTCTTGCGGTCACCGTGCAGGCGGTGTTCACCGCGCTGCTCGCACTCGGTGCGTACCTCGCCCTCGGCGGGGACATCGGCGCGGCCGAGGTGCTCGCAGTCCTGGTGCTCGCCGCCCGCTGCGCCGACCCGCTGCTGTCCCTCGCCGAGATGAGTGGTGGCATCCGCGCCGCCCGCGCCGAACTCAACCGCCTCGACGACGTCCTCAACACCAAGCCGCTGCCGGAGCCTCGCGCGCCGCGCGAACCGGCCGGTCACGACGTCGCGTTCGACGCGGTCACCTTCCGGCACGGTGACCGCACGGTGGCCGACGGGGTGACGCTGTCCGTACCCGAGGGCCGGCGGCTCGCCGTCGTCGGGCCGTCGGGCGCGGGCAAGACGACGCTGCTGCAGCTGCTCGCCCGCTTCTACGACGTCGACGCGGGCGCGGTGCGGATCGGCGGCGTGGACGTACGGGAAATGGACACTGCGGCGCTGATGGCGCGGATCGCCATCGTCTTCCAGGACGTCTACCTCTTCGACGGCACGATCGAGGAGAACGTGCGCCTCGGCCGCCCGGACGCCACCGACGCCGAGGTACGGGCCGCGGCCGCCGCGGCCCGTCTCGACGAGGTGATCGAGCGGCTGCCCGGCGGCTGGTCGGCGGACGTGGGCGAGGGCGGGGCGCTGCTGTCGGGCGGCGAGCGGCAGCGCGTCTCCATCGCCCGCGCGCTGCTGAAGGACGCGCCGATCGTGCTGCTCGACGAGGTCACTTCGGCCCTGGACCCGGTGAACGAGGCGGCCGTGCACGCCGGCATCGAGGAGCTGATGGCGGGCCGGACCGTGGTGCTGGTGGCGCACCGCATGGGGACCGTGCGCCGGGCCGACCGCGTCGCCTTCCTGGACGCCGGGCGGGTGGTCGAACAGGGCAGCCACGAGGAGTTGCTGCGACGCGCCGGCCGGTACGCCGCGTACTGGGACCTGTCCCGGGCCGGGGCGGCACGGGACTGA
- a CDS encoding aminoglycoside phosphotransferase family protein — translation MTTSASHSPAGIASPEGGSTSSPWRGALPNESGPSKARTRSWLASLDIDRGDIVHIQTFAARNSVAMLHFEDGTALFLKQVDPATAVAVGTATGNEETILRLIPEAGVPSFAMSAVPQFVAVDRKSETLIMEGKVGFTSLREVTRNSPEVPVPVLAALASVVAGIHTTPMDRLITDSRFAPQLIVFPFASFVALTPGELASGPGMDYSDYAAAMQSVDESVARLRDGWGPKGLVHFDLRDDNILLKDADSEHPEVGLVDWELAGFGDPMLDVGTIVGQLLIQWLHTLRGDAGRLSHSSTWATVRRNVGLFLTAYEHGAPLSAEQRDAVFRYAGLSTLMYAAGRLEQIGSLGRIGHLCLFVGCTLLNDPQSLARLLAPGRPREAGA, via the coding sequence ATGACAACCAGCGCTTCGCACAGCCCGGCCGGCATCGCGTCACCGGAGGGCGGCAGCACGTCTTCGCCTTGGCGCGGAGCGCTGCCGAACGAGTCCGGGCCCTCAAAAGCCCGGACTCGTTCCTGGCTCGCTTCGCTCGATATCGACCGAGGCGACATAGTGCACATCCAGACGTTCGCAGCACGCAACAGCGTGGCGATGCTGCACTTCGAGGACGGCACCGCCCTCTTCCTGAAACAGGTGGATCCGGCAACCGCCGTTGCCGTTGGCACGGCAACGGGAAATGAAGAGACCATTCTCAGGTTGATACCGGAAGCCGGTGTTCCGAGTTTCGCCATGTCGGCAGTTCCTCAGTTCGTCGCAGTCGACCGAAAAAGCGAAACCCTCATAATGGAGGGGAAGGTCGGCTTCACGTCGTTGCGGGAAGTGACCCGGAACTCTCCGGAGGTTCCTGTTCCGGTTCTGGCCGCACTGGCGTCGGTGGTGGCCGGGATTCATACCACACCCATGGACCGGCTCATCACGGACTCGAGATTCGCCCCGCAGCTCATCGTCTTTCCCTTCGCGTCCTTCGTAGCGCTAACCCCTGGTGAGCTTGCGAGTGGCCCCGGAATGGATTACTCCGACTATGCGGCTGCCATGCAGTCGGTCGACGAGAGCGTGGCGCGGCTGCGGGACGGATGGGGTCCGAAGGGCCTGGTGCACTTCGACCTACGGGATGACAACATCCTGCTGAAGGACGCCGACAGTGAACACCCCGAGGTTGGCCTGGTCGACTGGGAACTGGCCGGTTTCGGCGACCCGATGCTGGACGTGGGCACGATCGTCGGCCAACTGCTCATCCAGTGGCTGCACACCTTGCGGGGAGACGCCGGCCGTCTGTCCCACTCCAGCACTTGGGCCACTGTGCGACGTAATGTCGGCCTCTTCCTCACCGCCTACGAACACGGCGCTCCACTCTCGGCCGAACAGCGGGACGCCGTCTTCCGCTATGCCGGGTTGTCCACCCTGATGTACGCGGCCGGGCGGCTGGAACAGATCGGCTCGCTGGGCCGGATCGGGCACCTGTGCCTTTTCGTGGGCTGCACGTTGCTGAACGATCCGCAGAGCTTGGCCAGGCTCCTCGCCCCCGGCCGCCCCCGGGAGGCGGGAGCATGA
- a CDS encoding ABC transporter ATP-binding protein, with protein MTSTGTTAPPPPGVARLLRPYAGGFAVVVVLQVIGAVAGLAPLLAVVELGRTLLAPGPADDGHVRDVVIAGAAGLLVRLLFTAASSGIGHLLDTRVQLSLRRQLAARLGRVPIGRLARRRNGELAKLVGEDVSAVHPLIAHTPGELVSAFVVPLVSLGYLLTVDWRLTLITLLPVLLAVALVPLMMTPTRLREQKEFDAAMGRISASAVEFVQGIAVVKAFGGSERAHGNFRTAVGDFTRSFYRMVRGLSGVAAGMQVALSPPFVLLAVLVGGAYRITGGGLAPADLLPFLLLGLGLTAPVAALGHGFDDLQAARRAVGRIRDVLAEPSLPEPVRPVAPEGHRVELRDVRFGYEGAEAGREVLRGIDLVLEPGTITAVVGPSGSGKSTLVQLLPRFYDPTHGSVLLGGVDLREVGSQELYRRVSFVFQDVRLLRASVADNIALAVPHADRDAVVRAARRASIHDRVLELPRGYDSVIGEDARLSGGEAQRVSIARALLADAPVLVLDEATAFADPQTEQAVREALAQTREKRTTLVIAHRLETIADADTVVMLRDGEIVERGTTAELLARNGAFAEFWKIHAGAMEAGAMEGEEAR; from the coding sequence ATGACTTCCACCGGAACCACCGCGCCGCCACCACCGGGCGTGGCCCGTCTATTACGCCCGTACGCGGGCGGCTTCGCCGTCGTCGTCGTCCTGCAGGTCATCGGCGCTGTCGCCGGCCTGGCGCCGCTGCTCGCGGTCGTCGAGCTCGGCCGTACGCTGCTGGCGCCGGGGCCGGCCGACGACGGGCACGTGCGCGACGTCGTGATCGCGGGTGCGGCGGGGCTGCTCGTACGGCTGCTGTTCACGGCCGCCTCGTCCGGCATCGGGCACCTCCTCGACACCCGGGTGCAGCTGTCGCTGCGCCGGCAACTCGCCGCGCGGCTCGGGCGGGTGCCGATCGGCCGGCTCGCGCGGCGGCGCAACGGGGAGCTGGCGAAACTGGTGGGTGAGGACGTCAGCGCCGTGCACCCGCTCATCGCCCACACGCCGGGCGAACTGGTCTCCGCCTTCGTGGTGCCGCTGGTCTCGCTCGGCTACCTCCTCACCGTGGACTGGCGGCTGACACTGATCACGCTGCTCCCCGTGCTGCTGGCGGTCGCGCTGGTGCCGCTGATGATGACCCCCACGCGGCTGCGCGAGCAGAAGGAGTTCGACGCCGCGATGGGGCGGATCTCGGCGTCGGCGGTCGAATTCGTGCAGGGCATCGCGGTGGTGAAGGCGTTCGGCGGGTCGGAGCGGGCGCACGGCAATTTCCGTACCGCGGTGGGCGACTTCACCCGGAGCTTCTACCGGATGGTGCGCGGTCTTTCCGGGGTCGCCGCCGGGATGCAGGTGGCGCTGTCGCCGCCGTTCGTGCTGCTGGCGGTGCTGGTCGGCGGCGCGTACCGGATCACCGGGGGCGGGCTCGCCCCGGCGGACCTGCTGCCTTTCCTGCTTCTCGGCCTCGGGCTGACCGCGCCCGTGGCCGCGCTCGGGCACGGCTTCGACGACCTGCAGGCCGCGCGGCGCGCCGTCGGCCGCATCCGGGACGTACTCGCCGAGCCGTCGCTGCCCGAGCCCGTACGGCCGGTGGCGCCCGAGGGACACCGCGTGGAGCTGCGGGACGTCCGCTTCGGGTACGAGGGTGCCGAGGCCGGGCGCGAGGTGCTGCGCGGGATCGACCTGGTGCTGGAGCCGGGGACGATCACCGCCGTGGTCGGGCCGTCCGGCAGCGGCAAGTCCACGCTGGTGCAGCTGCTGCCGCGGTTCTACGACCCGACGCACGGCTCCGTGCTCCTCGGCGGCGTCGACCTGCGTGAGGTGGGCAGCCAGGAGCTGTACCGGCGGGTGTCCTTCGTCTTCCAGGACGTCCGGCTGCTGCGCGCCTCGGTCGCGGACAACATCGCCCTCGCCGTCCCGCACGCCGACCGCGACGCCGTTGTCCGCGCCGCCCGCCGGGCGAGCATCCACGACCGCGTTCTCGAACTGCCCCGCGGCTACGACTCGGTGATCGGCGAGGACGCCCGCCTCTCCGGCGGCGAGGCGCAGCGCGTCTCGATCGCCCGCGCCCTGCTCGCAGACGCCCCCGTCCTGGTCCTCGATGAGGCCACCGCCTTCGCCGACCCGCAGACCGAGCAGGCGGTGCGTGAGGCGCTGGCGCAGACCCGGGAGAAGCGGACGACGCTGGTCATCGCCCACCGCCTGGAGACGATCGCCGACGCCGACACCGTCGTGATGCTGCGCGACGGCGAGATCGTGGAGCGGGGCACGACCGCGGAACTCCTCGCGCGGAACGGCGCATTCGCCGAATTCTGGAAGATCCACGCCGGTGCCATGGAAGCCGGTGCCATGGAAGGGGAAGAGGCCCGATGA
- a CDS encoding helix-turn-helix domain-containing protein — translation MSTAVRQRVAAPVWQVTRPARPGRVPGVVLAGLRDRGPAPVDHRLDPHPVLTLALACGEAALGIDESTGRQHRGSLVTGLGFGVGGAARVRAANVEWVQVRLSPAIARAVLGVGPAELESSVVALDDLWGERPAARLREQLAGTASWEERFALVESFLARLSAAGPAIEPELAWAWDRIVAGHGQVRVEGLADELGWSRKRLWSRFHAQLGLPPKRAVKLVRFDWAATRLAGGQEAARVAADCGYADQSHLHRDVVAFTGVTPATVAAQSLIATADMAWVDHVPRLSARWGNAPASRFDGPHRPPPPTGGDARGGRVPGQGTHGRSRHRRRQSARAADAGGSD, via the coding sequence ATGTCAACTGCCGTGCGCCAGCGCGTCGCTGCCCCCGTGTGGCAGGTCACGCGCCCGGCCCGGCCCGGCCGCGTACCCGGCGTCGTCCTGGCGGGGCTGCGCGACCGCGGCCCGGCTCCGGTCGACCACCGGCTCGACCCGCACCCCGTGCTGACGCTGGCGCTGGCCTGCGGCGAGGCGGCGCTCGGCATCGACGAGTCGACGGGGCGGCAGCATCGCGGCAGCCTTGTCACCGGGCTCGGGTTCGGCGTCGGCGGTGCGGCGCGGGTGCGGGCCGCGAACGTCGAGTGGGTGCAGGTGCGCCTGTCTCCCGCCATCGCGCGCGCCGTGCTGGGCGTGGGCCCTGCTGAGCTGGAGAGCTCCGTGGTGGCCCTGGACGACCTGTGGGGAGAGCGGCCGGCAGCCCGGCTACGCGAGCAGCTGGCCGGGACTGCCTCGTGGGAGGAACGTTTCGCACTCGTCGAATCGTTCCTCGCCCGGCTGTCCGCCGCGGGGCCCGCCATCGAGCCGGAGCTGGCCTGGGCCTGGGACCGTATCGTCGCCGGGCACGGCCAGGTGCGGGTCGAGGGGCTGGCCGACGAGCTGGGCTGGAGCCGCAAGCGCCTGTGGTCCCGCTTCCACGCGCAGCTCGGCCTGCCGCCCAAGCGCGCCGTGAAGCTCGTCCGCTTCGACTGGGCCGCCACCCGCCTGGCCGGGGGCCAGGAGGCGGCCAGGGTCGCGGCCGACTGCGGCTACGCCGACCAGTCGCATCTGCACCGGGACGTCGTGGCGTTCACCGGTGTGACCCCCGCAACCGTGGCCGCCCAGTCGCTCATCGCGACGGCCGACATGGCGTGGGTGGACCACGTGCCACGCCTCTCGGCACGATGGGGCAATGCCCCAGCCTCCCGTTTCGACGGGCCGCACCGGCCACCGCCGCCAACCGGCGGAGATGCCCGAGGTGGACGAGTTCCCGGGCAGGGTACGCATGGACGGTCCCGTCACCGGCGCCGGCAGTCCGCTCGCGCCGCCGATGCGGGTGGCTCCGACTGA